Proteins from a single region of Rhodospirillaceae bacterium:
- the fdhF gene encoding formate dehydrogenase subunit alpha → MSDIISFTLDGKPVQAEPGESIFQVAKRLGIAIPHMCSGLNQHYRADGNCRLCLVEIDGERTLAASCKRLPTEGMNVASESARTTKARNMVMELLIADQPARATGPDPQSRFWQMADQMGVTESRFGCRPQPDADTSHPAIAVNMDACIQCTNCLRACREIQVNDVIGMARRGARSEIVFDIADPMGTSTCVACGECVQACPTGALLEKTPPVNVDREVRSLCPYCGVGCQVTYKIANDRIVGMAGRNGPGNLNRLCVKGRFGLDYVHHPHRLTTPLIRRDDAPKIPDPEFDAGDWRKIFREATWEEALDLAASGLTSIRQNKGDKALAGFGSAKGSNEEAYLVQKLVRTGFGSNNVDHCTRLCHASSVAALMEGIGSGAVTAPFTAAKDADVIIVIGSRPAQNHPVAATFIKNAKQDGATLIVMDPRGQGLTRHADHMLQFKPGMDVALLNAILHVIIKEGLTDDDYIASHTEGFAELQQHIEGFTPEKMAPLCGIDADVISTVARTYANAGRAIIYWGMGISQHVHGTDNARCLIALALITGNVGRPGTGLHPLRGQNNVQGASDVGLIPMVYPDYKSVSDADVRARYEDLWGMELDPDPGLTVVEIINAIHAGSINGMYIMGENPAMSDPDVAHARAAFSKLDHLVVQDIFLTETAHFADVVLPASAFPEKSGTFTNSNRQVQMARQVLEPPGEARQDWWIIQEIAQRMGLDWAYRGPQEVFNEMRQTMASIKGITWQRLENENAVTYPCASEDQPGQAILFGDGFPTASGRARLVPAQVEPPDELPDEDYPTILTTGRMLEHWHTGAMTRHAAVLSAIEPEAVVNLHPRAIEGFGMVPGDMAQVTSRRGSITLKTRADRDVPENMAFIPFCFNEAAANLLTNPKLDPFGKIPEFKFAAVRVIKAAS, encoded by the coding sequence CGACAAAGGCCCGCAATATGGTGATGGAACTGCTGATCGCCGATCAACCAGCTCGCGCCACGGGTCCTGATCCGCAGTCCCGGTTTTGGCAAATGGCTGATCAAATGGGGGTCACGGAAAGTCGTTTCGGCTGTCGCCCGCAACCGGATGCCGATACCAGCCACCCGGCCATTGCGGTCAATATGGACGCCTGTATTCAGTGTACCAACTGTCTCCGCGCCTGTCGGGAAATTCAGGTAAACGACGTCATCGGCATGGCCCGGCGCGGGGCCCGTTCTGAAATCGTTTTTGATATCGCCGACCCCATGGGGACAAGTACCTGCGTCGCTTGTGGCGAATGTGTGCAAGCCTGCCCGACCGGTGCCCTGCTGGAAAAAACACCGCCAGTAAATGTTGATCGGGAAGTCCGCTCGCTCTGCCCTTATTGCGGTGTAGGCTGTCAGGTCACCTATAAAATCGCGAATGATCGCATCGTCGGCATGGCCGGACGCAACGGGCCGGGCAATTTGAACAGGCTTTGCGTCAAGGGCCGTTTCGGTCTCGACTACGTACACCACCCACACCGCCTGACCACACCTCTCATACGCCGCGACGACGCACCGAAAATCCCTGATCCGGAGTTCGATGCCGGAGACTGGCGCAAGATTTTTCGTGAAGCGACATGGGAGGAAGCCCTGGACCTTGCCGCATCAGGATTGACATCAATTCGCCAAAACAAGGGCGACAAGGCGCTGGCCGGTTTTGGTTCGGCCAAAGGCTCAAACGAAGAAGCCTATCTGGTGCAAAAACTTGTCCGCACCGGCTTCGGTTCAAACAATGTCGATCACTGCACCCGCTTGTGTCATGCATCATCGGTTGCAGCGCTCATGGAAGGAATTGGATCGGGCGCCGTTACCGCTCCCTTCACCGCAGCCAAGGACGCCGACGTCATCATTGTCATTGGCTCGCGCCCGGCCCAGAACCATCCCGTTGCCGCGACCTTCATCAAAAATGCCAAGCAGGATGGCGCGACGCTCATCGTCATGGATCCGCGTGGACAGGGCCTGACCCGACACGCCGATCACATGCTGCAATTCAAGCCGGGTATGGATGTCGCCCTGCTCAATGCCATTCTGCATGTGATCATCAAAGAAGGGCTGACCGATGACGACTATATTGCCAGCCATACCGAAGGCTTCGCGGAATTACAGCAGCACATCGAGGGCTTCACGCCTGAGAAAATGGCACCCTTGTGCGGCATCGATGCTGATGTCATCAGCACCGTCGCGCGCACCTACGCGAACGCCGGGCGGGCCATCATTTACTGGGGCATGGGTATTTCACAACATGTTCACGGCACCGATAATGCCCGTTGCCTGATCGCCCTGGCTTTGATCACCGGCAATGTCGGCAGACCCGGCACCGGCCTACACCCGTTACGTGGTCAGAATAACGTTCAAGGGGCGTCTGATGTTGGTTTGATTCCAATGGTTTATCCTGATTACAAGTCGGTCTCCGACGCCGATGTCCGGGCTCGCTACGAAGACTTGTGGGGTATGGAACTGGACCCGGATCCGGGGCTGACCGTGGTCGAGATCATCAATGCTATTCACGCCGGAAGCATAAACGGTATGTACATTATGGGCGAAAACCCGGCTATGTCGGACCCGGACGTGGCCCACGCCCGGGCTGCCTTCAGCAAGCTTGATCATCTGGTGGTTCAGGATATTTTTCTGACCGAAACAGCCCACTTCGCCGATGTCGTGCTGCCTGCTTCCGCGTTCCCCGAGAAGTCCGGAACCTTCACCAATTCCAACCGTCAGGTGCAAATGGCCCGTCAGGTTCTTGAGCCACCTGGCGAGGCACGGCAGGACTGGTGGATTATCCAGGAAATTGCCCAGCGTATGGGCCTTGACTGGGCTTATCGGGGGCCCCAAGAGGTCTTTAACGAAATGCGCCAGACCATGGCCTCGATCAAAGGCATTACCTGGCAGCGTCTGGAAAATGAAAACGCCGTCACTTATCCGTGTGCTTCGGAAGACCAGCCCGGCCAGGCCATTCTGTTCGGTGATGGTTTCCCGACAGCCAGCGGTCGGGCCAGACTGGTTCCGGCCCAGGTCGAGCCGCCGGACGAACTACCCGATGAAGACTATCCGACCATCCTGACCACCGGGCGCATGTTGGAACACTGGCATACCGGAGCGATGACCCGCCACGCCGCGGTGCTTTCGGCCATCGAACCCGAGGCTGTTGTCAACCTGCATCCCCGGGCTATTGAAGGATTTGGCATGGTGCCTGGCGACATGGCCCAAGTCACCAGCAGGCGTGGTTCGATCACGCTTAAAACCCGGGCCGATCGGGATGTCCCTGAAAACATGGCCTTTATCCCGTTTTGTTTTAACGAGGCGGCAGCAAACTTATTGACCAATCCGAAGCTTGACCCTTTCGGCAAAATTCCCGAATTCAAATTCGCCGCCGTACGGGTAATAAAAGCCGCTTCTTGA